In Molothrus aeneus isolate 106 chromosome 4, BPBGC_Maene_1.0, whole genome shotgun sequence, the following are encoded in one genomic region:
- the LOC136555335 gene encoding uncharacterized protein produces MASNYRKPGLGTAQRKKSGLKPELTEEQKQEIREAFDLFDTDGSGSIDIKELKVAMRALGFEPKKEEIKKMIADIDKEGSGTINFEDFLAMMTQKMSEKDSKEEILKAFRLFDDDGTGKISFKNLKRVAKELGENLTDEELQEMIDEADRDGDGEVSEQEFLRIMKKTSLY; encoded by the exons ATG GCATCCAACTATAGAAAACCTGGCTTAGGTACAGCCCAGAGGAAGAAAAGTGGCTTGAAACCTGAACTTACAGAAGAGCAAAAGCAGGAGATCAGAGAAGCTTTTGATTTGTTTGACACTGATGGATCTGGAAGCATCGACATAAAAGAACTAAAg GTTGCAATGCGTGCCTTAGGTTTTGAGCCAAAGAAGGAAGAGATTAAGAAGATGATAGCAGACATTGacaaggaaggaagtggcaccATCAACTTTGAAGACTTTTTGGCTATGATGACACAAAAAATG AGCGAAAAGGATTCAAAAGAAGAAATCCTGAAAGCTTTCAGATTATTCGATGATGATGGCACAGGAAAAATTTCATTCAAAAACTTGAAAAGGGTTGccaaggagctgggagaaaaTTTAACAGATGAAGAACTTCAG GAAATGATTGATGAAGCTGATCGAGATGGAGATGGGGAAGTAAGCGAGCAAGAATTTTTGAGAATCATGAAGAAAACTAGCTTATACTAA
- the BBS12 gene encoding Bardet-Biedl syndrome 12 protein, with protein sequence MAFRDVNARRHIGLQQLSALASTGRTFLGPMKSHKFIVDEITNQSTLICSAVRLLESLDLTSAVGQLLNETIQAQNKEFKTGMSTLLFLVGAWSSAVVECLQQNVPVPAIVSVMSEGLNSCSERVQCLQIPIDDVKKELCSSRARPKAFESKTGQAGRDALTNPWDLLCFQRDISAAEEVIPINSYSHQGDGCNFNKLPVSPLAGFGSVASVVRAAGDRSSSALSGSVGAASSCITRKLTHSRHFSTLGKGLSASQQRNFQGHLSGPSADVCGCCGLGHLAVALSHGNQTSVKLLQSIAAYQQERAECSGNSQINIAEIVTCCVLGLPESYSCVSPGFVTLVSPEQASIIKHFADKPLRVLLMDGDLKEGYRHLGFNRPPNVRTILEHPNPQGWAGDVWLSRMSDILMSFEVNLVLVKGNVCKNFMERCTASRILVIGCVAREVLCAFGAATGARAVTYLSQLNASSVGNGARAELWKSSDGRAVDLGELLPARISAGGIALLTAVLTTALPSKARLLEDQFWTLLYRLHHALKDGKVFPGGGAVELLCLSHIQALAEQPGRPGNDRVVRELPSPWLAEYKSIVLQALASGWRRYLSVLLWNTARASSELEAGASVDHHLQKAAACGSPSAYILEEFRRGGVLRSGSEPFPEQVTDLRVCDNVAAKTEAWRRALDLVLLVLQTDAEIITGPRRNQILNSTVSSEFMFL encoded by the coding sequence ATGGCTTTCAGGGATGTGAATGCCAGGAGACACATTGGACTCCAGCAACTCTCAGCCTTAGCATCCACTGGGAGAACATTCCTGGGGCCAATGAAATCACATAAATTCATTGTGGATGAAATCACCAACCAGAGCACATTGATTTGTTCTGCTGTTAGGCTGCTGGAAAGTTTGGATTTGACAAGTGCTGTTGGACAGCTTCTTAACGAGACCATTCAGGCCCAGAACAAGGAGTTTAAGACAGGGATGAGTACCCTGTTGTTCCTGGTTGGAGCGTGGAGCAGCGCTGTGGTGGAGTGCCTCCAGCAGAACGTTCCTGTTCCAGCAATAGTGTCTGTGATGTCTGAGGGGTTGAACTCCTGCTCTGAGAGGGTCCAGTGTCTTCAGATACCAATAGACGATGTCAAGAAAGAGCTGTGTTCTAGCAGAGCTAGGCCAAAggcttttgaaagcaaaactggCCAAGCTGGACGTGATGCTCTTACAAATCCTTGGgatttgctgtgttttcagagagatatttcagcagcagaagaagtaaTTCCAATAAATTCTTATTCCCATCAAGGAGATGGTTGTAATTTTAACAAGCTCCCGGTTTCACCCTTGGCTGGCTTTGGTTCAGTGGCTTCTGTTGTCAGGGCAGCAGGTGACAGAAGTTCATCTGCGCTGTCTGGAAGTGTGGGTGCTGCTTCCAGCTGTATCACACGGAAGTTAACCCACAGCAGACACTTCAGCACTCTAGGGAAAGGCCTTTCTGCAAGTCAGCAGAGAAATTTTCAGGGACACCTTTCAGGACCATCAGCAGATGTGTGTGGATGTTGTGGTTTAGGACACCTGGCAGTGGCTCTGAGCCATGGAAACCAGACCAGCGTGAAGCTGCTACAAAGCATTGCTGCTTATCAGCAAGAGAGAGCAGAGTGCAGTGGCAATTCCCAGATTAATATCGCAGAGATTGTGACGTGCTGTGTGCTGGGCCTGCCCGAGAGCTAttcctgtgtgtccccaggcttTGTCACATTAGTGTCACCAGAGCAAGCCTCAATCATCAAACACTTTGCAGACAAACCCCTCCGGGTTCTGCTGATGGATGGTGACCTCAAGGAGGGGTACCGACACTTAGGTTTTAACAGGCCACCTAATGTAAGGACCATCTTGGAGCATCCCAatccacagggatgggcaggagaTGTGTGGCTCAGCAGAATGTCAGATATTCTGATGAGCTTTGAAGTAAACCTGGTTTTGGTCAAAGGAAACGTGTGCAAAAACTTCATGGAGAGGTGCACGGCCAGCAGGATATTGGTAATTGGCTGTGTGGCTCGGGAAGTGCTGTGTGCCTTCGGGGCAGCCACTGGTGCCCGGGCAGTGACGTACCTGAGCCAGCTGAACGCTTCCTCCGTCGGGAATGGGGCCAGGGCGGAGCTGTGGAAGAGCAGCGATGGGCGTGCGGTGGATCTGGGCGAGCTGCTGCCGGCGCGGATCAGCGCGGGAGGCATCGCCCTGCTCACGGCCGTGCTCACCACTGCCCTGCCTTCCAAGGCGCGGCTCCTCGAGGACCAGTTCTGGACTTTGCTGTATCGGCTCCATCACGCTCTAAAGGACGGCAAGGTTTTCCCTGGGGGCGGTGCGGTGGAGCTCTTGTGCCTCAGTCACATCCAGGCGCTCGCAGAGCAGCCCGGGCGGCCGGGAAACGACAGAGTTGTGAGAGAGCTCCCCAGTCCCTGGCTGGCAGAGTATAAATCCAttgtgctccaggcactggcaaGTGGCTGGAGGCGGTACCTCTCCGTGCTCCTGTGGAACACTGCGAGGGCCAGCTCGGAGCTGGAAGCAGGTGCCTCCGTGGATCATCACCTCCAGAAAGCAGCGGCCTGTGGCTCTCCCTCAGCTTACATTTTGGAAGAGTTTAGGAGAGGTGGAGTGCTCAGGAGTGGCTCTGAACCCTTCCCTGAGCAGGTCACAGATTTAAGGGTTTGTGATAACGTTGCAGCCAAGACAGAGGCGTGGAGGAGAGCTCTGgacctggtgctgctggtgcttcaAACTGATGCCGAAATTATCACAGGCCCCAGAAGGAATCAGATCCTGAACTCAACTGTGTCAAGtgaatttatgtttttataG